The Paenibacillus sophorae genome has a segment encoding these proteins:
- a CDS encoding 3-keto-5-aminohexanoate cleavage protein, whose protein sequence is MSWNYTDSYEWMERVTSMEPLIITCCCNGGVQGKESHRGIPETPEEIADSVYEAYNEGASVVHVHGRDPNNLGDTTMDPEVMYRINALIRERCPDIIINNTTGGGPTSTMEDRLRSLDALPEMASLNMGPDMSRFVIKAREEALDYPRPSQEYDICIPFTYGFIEQLAAGMLEKGIIPEMEMYNSGQYWVAQKLISEGLIKTPYLFQFVMGYQTATYPTPENLIHMARELPAGAHFTVAGIGKYQWAMTTQSILLGGHVRVGLEDNIYLKRGQKLKNNAEAVAKIALISRELNREIATPEQARSMLGVSSIPSRY, encoded by the coding sequence ATGAGTTGGAATTATACCGATTCTTATGAGTGGATGGAACGGGTCACATCGATGGAGCCTTTGATTATTACCTGCTGCTGCAACGGAGGCGTTCAAGGAAAAGAGTCTCATCGGGGAATTCCGGAAACACCCGAAGAGATTGCCGATTCGGTTTATGAGGCCTACAATGAAGGGGCGTCCGTTGTCCATGTTCACGGGAGGGATCCAAACAATCTCGGAGACACCACAATGGACCCCGAAGTTATGTATCGGATCAATGCGCTAATTCGGGAACGATGTCCTGATATCATAATCAACAATACAACTGGAGGCGGACCGACATCGACCATGGAGGACAGGCTTCGCAGTCTGGATGCGCTGCCGGAGATGGCATCACTAAACATGGGACCGGATATGTCGCGTTTTGTGATCAAGGCCAGAGAAGAAGCTCTGGACTATCCCCGTCCCTCCCAGGAATACGACATCTGCATCCCTTTTACGTACGGCTTCATTGAACAGCTGGCAGCGGGCATGCTCGAGAAAGGCATCATACCCGAGATGGAGATGTATAATTCCGGTCAATATTGGGTGGCTCAAAAACTGATATCCGAAGGATTAATCAAGACGCCATACTTGTTTCAATTTGTGATGGGTTATCAGACCGCTACTTACCCTACGCCTGAAAACCTGATTCATATGGCCCGCGAGCTACCGGCCGGAGCGCATTTTACCGTCGCCGGCATCGGAAAATACCAATGGGCGATGACGACGCAAAGCATTCTGCTCGGAGGACATGTGCGCGTAGGTTTGGAAGACAATATTTATCTAAAGCGCGGTCAGAAGCTGAAGAACAATGCTGAGGCCGTCGCCAAAATTGCCCTCATCTCAAGAGAGCTTAACCGTGAAATCGCAACACCGGAGCAAGCAAGGAGCATGTTGGGGGTTTCGTCCATACCTAGCCGCTATTGA
- a CDS encoding Glu/Leu/Phe/Val family dehydrogenase, translating to MILFQAMERDDYEELLFCQDKQSGLKAIIAIHDTSLGPALGGTRMWNYGSEEAAIEDVLRLAKGMTYKNAVSGLNLGGGKTVIIGDPKKDKNEEMFRAFGRFIQGLNGRYITAEDVGTTVQDMDIVYQETDFVAGISPTYGSSGNPSPATAYGVYQGMKAAAKEAFGSDSLEGKVVAVQGAGNVATHLYSHLHTEGAKLIVTDIQQEAVRRAIEQFDAIAVDPDDIYDVNCDIYAPCALGATINDETIPRLKAKVIAGSANNQLKEARHGDLIHELGLVYAPDYVINAGGVINIADELYGYNRERAYNKIAEIHLTIERIFEISKRDGIPTYVAADRLAEERIMKLKQSRSAFLQNSHHTLSRRPVRV from the coding sequence ATGATATTATTTCAAGCCATGGAACGAGACGATTATGAGGAGCTGCTGTTCTGCCAGGATAAGCAATCGGGACTGAAAGCAATTATTGCCATTCACGATACATCGCTTGGACCTGCTCTCGGCGGCACTCGCATGTGGAATTATGGTTCTGAAGAAGCGGCTATTGAAGACGTCCTGCGCCTCGCCAAAGGCATGACGTATAAGAATGCCGTATCGGGTCTTAATCTTGGAGGAGGGAAAACGGTTATCATCGGTGATCCGAAAAAAGATAAAAATGAGGAAATGTTTCGCGCTTTCGGACGTTTTATCCAGGGGTTAAACGGACGGTATATCACGGCTGAAGATGTCGGGACAACGGTTCAGGATATGGACATCGTTTACCAAGAAACCGACTTTGTAGCGGGGATCTCCCCCACATACGGCTCATCAGGCAATCCTTCCCCGGCAACGGCTTACGGGGTTTATCAAGGGATGAAAGCGGCGGCAAAAGAAGCCTTTGGCAGCGATTCGCTGGAAGGGAAAGTGGTCGCCGTCCAGGGGGCAGGAAACGTGGCTACCCATTTATATTCACATCTCCATACGGAAGGAGCAAAATTGATTGTCACCGATATTCAACAAGAGGCTGTTCGGCGGGCAATAGAACAATTCGATGCCATTGCCGTAGACCCGGACGATATTTATGATGTCAACTGCGATATTTACGCGCCTTGCGCGCTCGGTGCGACGATCAACGACGAGACGATCCCGCGCTTAAAAGCAAAAGTCATCGCCGGTTCTGCAAACAATCAATTAAAGGAAGCAAGGCACGGCGATCTGATTCATGAACTCGGACTTGTTTATGCGCCTGATTATGTCATCAACGCCGGGGGAGTTATTAATATAGCCGACGAGTTATACGGCTATAACCGGGAACGCGCGTATAACAAAATTGCAGAGATTCATCTTACGATCGAACGCATTTTTGAAATCTCGAAGCGTGACGGCATACCTACCTATGTGGCTGCAGACAGGCTCGCTGAAGAACGGATAATGAAATTGAAGCAATCACGGAGCGCATTTCTGCAAAACAGTCATCATACCTTGAGCAGAAGGCCGGTACGAGTCTAG
- a CDS encoding MFS transporter, with product MVYNRPGVLACVSQLFTLFETNIDKITIGHGGSPGISRIQIEVSIEDDKLEMVISQMAKLSDVLQVGMAKTGAQTRSFWIVAYSLFITIFGINVASPLYSIYRTEWQLTSGMITLLFAAYVFSVIPGLFIFLQLAERFGKRKILIFGLMAALSGAVCSTLANDMPILIMARILQGLAVGTFICVSSSTLNELERNRNWQTSSLVTAFAVTAGSSLGPFMAGILAQFAPMPTKLPYIVYGGLVILGMIGMSTVKVSYRKAHRVRFHGLNIPKTIRLHAYTAAATSFIAWGVVSLFLSVIPSYLNEWAGKFNFILSGGMIASIFALSTFSQFLFKRLSVMKMMAVGILLLSLGLMGVAATLQHMSIVLLITSAICVGLGHGPLYAGSLVSISTEVADDIRGDIISFFYLFSYTGIAFPVILLGYSAEQIGIETSVFLFALFIEAGALLSLLLWHKTKTEKDGGRMR from the coding sequence TTGGTATATAACCGTCCAGGCGTATTGGCGTGTGTTTCGCAGTTGTTTACCCTCTTTGAAACCAATATCGACAAAATAACGATCGGTCATGGAGGTAGTCCCGGAATTTCCCGCATTCAAATTGAAGTCTCCATTGAAGATGATAAGTTAGAAATGGTGATCAGCCAAATGGCGAAGTTGAGCGATGTTCTTCAAGTGGGTATGGCAAAGACAGGAGCGCAAACGAGGTCGTTTTGGATCGTCGCCTACAGCTTGTTTATTACCATTTTTGGTATTAATGTCGCTTCCCCGTTATATTCCATTTATCGAACAGAGTGGCAATTGACTTCGGGGATGATCACGCTTTTATTTGCCGCCTATGTGTTCTCTGTCATTCCCGGGCTCTTTATCTTCTTACAATTGGCTGAACGGTTCGGCAAACGAAAAATATTGATATTTGGTTTGATGGCTGCATTATCCGGAGCGGTATGTTCAACTCTGGCAAACGACATGCCCATTCTAATTATGGCAAGAATTTTACAGGGACTGGCGGTCGGAACATTTATCTGCGTTTCCTCATCCACCCTGAATGAACTGGAACGGAATCGCAATTGGCAAACATCGTCTCTTGTCACTGCTTTTGCGGTAACGGCAGGAAGCTCATTAGGACCATTTATGGCTGGTATATTGGCACAATTTGCGCCAATGCCGACAAAGCTGCCCTATATCGTTTATGGCGGCCTGGTCATTCTCGGCATGATCGGAATGTCGACAGTTAAGGTGAGCTACCGGAAAGCGCATCGCGTTCGGTTTCATGGGCTGAACATTCCGAAAACGATCCGGCTGCACGCTTATACGGCTGCAGCGACCTCGTTTATAGCCTGGGGAGTCGTCAGCTTGTTTCTTTCCGTCATTCCTTCCTATTTGAATGAATGGGCCGGCAAATTCAATTTTATTCTTTCCGGCGGGATGATTGCATCGATCTTTGCTCTATCAACGTTCAGCCAGTTTTTGTTTAAGAGATTGTCCGTTATGAAAATGATGGCGGTTGGGATTTTACTGTTGTCACTGGGACTTATGGGAGTTGCGGCGACTCTTCAACATATGTCGATCGTTTTGCTGATTACTTCAGCCATTTGTGTGGGATTGGGGCACGGTCCTTTATATGCGGGAAGTCTTGTGTCAATTAGCACAGAGGTAGCGGACGATATACGGGGCGACATTATTTCTTTTTTTTATTTATTTAGTTATACAGGGATTGCATTTCCCGTCATATTGCTGGGATATTCCGCTGAGCAGATAGGTATTGAAACATCCGTATTTTTATTTGCGCTTTTTATTGAAGCGGGAGCTCTCCTAAGCCTCCTGTTGTGGCACAAGACGAAGACAGAGAAAGATGGAGGAAGAATGAGATGA
- a CDS encoding hydantoinase/oxoprolinase family protein: protein MGIRICTDIGGTFTDLVVVDESGSVNIFKALTTPENRVDGIINGLTIAADFYGKSLQQLMESCEYFGHGTTTSTNALIERKVAKVGLICTTGFRDVLLFREAGKENPFDWYLDYPEPYIPRYLTLPVTERINAEGGIDIPLNEDEVREVIRKFKQYDVEVVAVSLMWSFVNPAHELRIGEIIEEEWPGKTYALSHVVNPRIREYRRTVSTVIDASLKPLITHYVSTFEDRLREIGYRNELSLLTCSGGVTSPQEMIASPIYSLDSGPALAPVSGRFYAKKELSKDHVITCDMGGTSFDVSRVTDGIITISNDNVIQNERLSIPKVDVKTIGAGGGSIAWVDDGGLIRVGPEGAGSVPGPACYMRGGERATVTDANLVLGYLDENYFLGGNMKVSKELAEKAIMKSVAEPLNLSLMDAAYTIYNTANHLMTEAVRDMTVFEGIDPKEYAVVAGGGAVGMHIIPIVSQLGCQEVIVPKTASTLSAFGGVVADVVREFNRSHLTASTGFDYEKVKSVLNKLAADARAFLDTVGVSKENQVFEFAVEARYLFQERELTVPLRSNAIQNVQDLEALIDDFHSKHEFTLGSMEKGQAVEFVVWKVIARGITPEINLQVQSLSSETPNRSSLKATRKAYFREMGGQVDVQVYDGTLLQAGNKIVGPAIIEEPTTNIVVTPGSTVTLSKYENYVIDMKEYFAPADQTASVPVTQ from the coding sequence GACTTACTATAGCGGCAGATTTTTATGGTAAATCGCTCCAACAATTGATGGAATCGTGCGAGTATTTCGGGCATGGTACCACTACAAGCACCAATGCGCTTATCGAACGCAAGGTAGCCAAGGTGGGTCTCATCTGTACGACAGGATTCCGGGACGTGCTGTTATTCCGTGAAGCCGGCAAAGAAAACCCCTTCGATTGGTATTTGGATTATCCGGAACCGTATATTCCACGCTATTTGACGCTCCCGGTGACGGAACGAATCAATGCGGAAGGGGGAATCGACATTCCTCTCAATGAAGATGAAGTGAGAGAAGTGATAAGGAAATTCAAACAATATGACGTCGAAGTGGTCGCGGTTTCCTTAATGTGGTCGTTCGTCAATCCGGCTCATGAGCTGCGAATCGGTGAAATCATTGAAGAAGAGTGGCCGGGTAAAACGTATGCGTTAAGCCATGTCGTTAATCCCCGCATACGGGAATATCGCAGAACAGTCAGCACGGTTATCGATGCTTCGCTTAAGCCGCTGATAACGCACTATGTCAGTACATTTGAAGACCGTCTGCGGGAAATTGGCTATCGAAACGAATTGTCGCTGCTGACTTGCTCCGGCGGTGTAACCTCTCCGCAAGAAATGATTGCCAGCCCTATCTACAGCTTAGACTCCGGCCCGGCGCTCGCTCCGGTATCGGGAAGATTTTACGCCAAGAAAGAACTGAGTAAAGATCATGTCATTACGTGCGATATGGGCGGCACCAGCTTTGACGTCAGCCGGGTTACCGACGGCATCATTACGATATCCAATGACAACGTCATTCAGAACGAGCGGTTAAGCATTCCGAAGGTCGATGTGAAAACGATCGGCGCAGGAGGAGGCAGTATCGCTTGGGTTGATGATGGCGGATTAATCCGCGTCGGTCCTGAAGGCGCCGGCTCCGTTCCAGGTCCTGCCTGCTATATGCGGGGCGGGGAAAGAGCGACGGTAACGGATGCGAATCTTGTCCTCGGCTATTTGGACGAGAACTATTTCCTGGGCGGAAATATGAAAGTGAGCAAAGAGCTGGCCGAAAAAGCGATTATGAAATCGGTCGCTGAACCGCTAAATCTAAGCCTCATGGATGCGGCTTACACCATCTATAATACCGCCAATCATTTGATGACGGAGGCGGTTCGGGATATGACCGTGTTTGAAGGGATCGACCCGAAAGAGTATGCGGTTGTCGCAGGCGGCGGCGCAGTCGGTATGCATATTATTCCCATCGTATCCCAGCTTGGATGCCAAGAGGTCATTGTGCCGAAAACCGCGTCCACGTTGAGCGCATTCGGCGGAGTAGTGGCCGATGTCGTGCGCGAATTTAACCGCAGCCATTTGACCGCCTCCACTGGATTTGATTATGAAAAAGTAAAGTCCGTCTTAAACAAGCTGGCCGCAGACGCTAGGGCATTCCTAGATACCGTCGGTGTATCCAAAGAAAATCAGGTATTTGAATTTGCGGTAGAAGCCCGATACTTATTCCAGGAACGCGAGCTGACGGTTCCGCTCCGGAGCAATGCAATTCAGAACGTTCAGGATTTGGAGGCATTGATTGACGACTTCCACTCGAAGCATGAATTTACGCTTGGTTCCATGGAAAAGGGGCAAGCGGTTGAATTTGTCGTTTGGAAGGTTATCGCGAGAGGAATCACGCCGGAGATCAACCTTCAAGTACAGTCTCTTTCCTCAGAAACACCGAATCGCTCATCTCTGAAAGCTACGCGGAAAGCGTATTTTAGAGAAATGGGTGGGCAGGTCGATGTCCAGGTCTATGACGGGACGCTGCTGCAAGCCGGCAATAAAATTGTAGGCCCGGCAATTATTGAAGAGCCGACAACCAATATTGTCGTCACGCCGGGCAGCACGGTAACGTTATCGAAATATGAAAACTATGTTATTGACATGAAAGAATACTTCGCTCCTGCCGATCAAACCGCATCGGTTCCGGTTACCCAATAA